One region of Salvia miltiorrhiza cultivar Shanhuang (shh) chromosome 3, IMPLAD_Smil_shh, whole genome shotgun sequence genomic DNA includes:
- the LOC131018782 gene encoding uncharacterized protein At2g29880-like, protein MASPAHGCGNETASNDISRGQANKIDKSRWSWSAKEETVLVNALKSLVADGWKSDNGFRAGFLGKLEEALRKEFPGTDLKANQHINSKIGTWKKNYYSLNAMFSKSGFGFNVNGDYMIDINNEQWEQIMKVDNNARNMRYKSWPLYDDWKIIFGKDRATGNRAEDFMEAVNDMIGQHNIAYEVNNDEITPPPQGEEELLNDVAEGSVCDSQKCGRERRNAGRKHKRDDGLDGVHELLLEIGRNTDKRLEHIGNRIGYEFDLAQARSEVFETVCAIPGLNISDKFDVCEILVIRERGSSFS, encoded by the exons ATGGCTTCTCCTGCGCATG GTTGTGGCAATGAGACTGCTAGCAATGACATTTCCCGCGGCCAAGCAAACAAAATCGACAAGTCACGTTGGTCGTGGTCAGCGAAGGAAGAAACTGTGTTGGTGAATGCCCTAAAGTCGTTGGTCGCCGATGGCTGGAAGTCGGACAACGGGTTTCGCGCGGGATTCCTAGGTAAGCTGGAGGAAGCACTGAGAAAGGAGTTCCCCGGGACCGACTTAAAGGCTAATCAACACATCAACTCCAAAATAGGGACATGGAAGAAAAACTACTACTCGCTGAATGCAATGTTTAGTAAGAGTGGGTTCGGATTCAATGTCAACGGTGACTACATGATAGACATTAACAACGAGCAGTGGGAGCAGATCATGAAG GTTGACAACAACGCGCGGAATATGCGCTACAAGAGCTGGCCACTGTACGATGACTGGAAAATTATATTCGGCAAGGACCGAGCAACAGGGAACAGAGCCGAAGATTTCATGGAAGCTGTTAATGATATGATTGGTCAACACAATATCGCTTACGAGGTGAACAACGATGAGATAACTCCACCGCCACAAGGTGAGGAAGAGCTGTTGAATGATGTGGCTGAAGGCAGCGTCTGTGATAGTCAAAAGTGTGGACGAGAGAGACGGAATGCAGGCAGAAAGCACAAGCGAGATGATGGCCTTGATGGAGTTCACGAGCTGCTGCTTGAAATCGGTCGCAACACAGACAAGAGGCTGGAGCACATTGGAAACAGAATTGGCTACGAATTTGACCTAGCTCAAGCAAGGTCTGAAGTGTTTGAGACTGTGTGTGCCATACCGGGACTCAATATCAGCGACAAGTTCGATGTTTGCGAGATACTCGTGATAAGAGAGAGAGGCTCGAGCTTTTCATGA
- the LOC131016618 gene encoding rop guanine nucleotide exchange factor 7-like, translating into MAAVLLVENEISEGGKEGDCENECGVRKDMDLNGESSISSSDFLASEIMSNDESSSSFQDSSSPPSTSEEVVDKVHVDKMKFEKQRSSLSELEMMRERFSKLLLGEDMSGCGNGVCTALAISNAITNLCATLFGQVWRLEPLQVDKKLMWRREMDWILSVSDHIVELIPSWQTFPDGSKLEVMTTRPRSDLYINLPALRKLDNMLLEILDRFEDSEFWYVDQGIVTPNVKGTCSIRKPLPHQEDKWWLPVPRVPPGGISEDGRKMLQHRRDCTNQILKAAMAINNATLADMDIPDSYLESLPKNGRASLGDLIHRYINSDQFSPECLLDCLDLSSDHHALEIANRVEATMYVWRRRNASKTLSHGTHKSSSKTSWEMVKDFVGDGDKRELLADRAESLLLCLKQRFPGLPQTTLDMSKIQYNKDVGKSILESYSRVLESLAFNIVARIDDLLYVDDLSKHSDQVVPFSKVGTISSPYRTALSTPSFTPLQMVSSARGDRSPYIESSKHHLHGFGFKRILTDYVSVDGKGKILSRNIMGSFSSTTASPSLESCSTSKGIISPQSD; encoded by the exons ATGGCGGCGGTTTTGTTGGTTGAAAACGAAATATCTGAAGGGGGGAAAGAAGGGGATTGCGAGAATGAGTGTGGAGTTAGAAAAGACATGGATTTGAATGGAGAAAGCAGCATTTCAAGCTCTGATTTTTTGGCTTCTGAGATTATGTCCAACGATGAAAGTAGTAGCAGTTTTCAAGATTCATCTTCGCCGCCTTCAACTTCTGAGGAAGTTGTTGACAAAGTCCACGTGGACAAGATGAAGTTTGAGAAGCAAAGATCATCTCTATCag AATTAGAGATGATGAGAGAGAGATTCTCCAAACTGCTGCTTGGTGAAGACATGTCTGGATGTGGGAATGGCGTTTGCACTGCTTTGGCTATTTCTAATGCTATTACCAATCTTTGTG CCACTCTTTTTGGACAAGTTTGGAGGTTGGAGCCTCTGCAGGTGGACAAGAAGCTAATGTGGAGAAGGGAGATGGATTGGATTCTCTCTGTTAGTGATCACATTGTCGAATTGATACCTTCTTGGCAGACATTCCCCGATGGAAGTAAACTCGAG GTCATGACAACCAGACCGCGATCAGATCTGTACATTAACCTCCCTGCACTGCGCAAGTTAGACAACATGCTTCTC GAAATATTGGACAGATTTGAAGATTCCGAGTTCTGGTATGTTGATCAAGGGATAGTAACTCCGAATGTCAAAGGCACGTGCTCCATCCGAAAACCTCTCCCTCATCAAGAAGACAAATGGTGGCTTCCGGTTCCTCGTGTCCCGCCCGGTGGCATCAGTGAAGATGGCAGGAAGATGCTGCAGCACAGGCGCGATTGCACAAACCAAATCCTCAAAGCTGCAATGGCTATCAACAACGCGACTCTAGCAGACATGGACATCCCCGATTCATATCTAGAATCACTCCCAAAG AACGGGAGAGCGAGTTTGGGAGATCTTATCCATAGATATATAAACTCGGACCAATTTTCACCCGAGTGCTTGCTCGACTGCCTCGATTTGTCTTCTGATCATCATGCTCTGGAGATTGCCAACAGAGTGGAGGCCACCATGTACGTTTGGAGGCGAAGAAACGCCTCAAAAACCTTGTCACATGGCACACACAAGTCCAGCTCTAAGACGTCGTGGGAAATGGTTAAGGATTTCGTGGGTGATGGAGATAAACGGGAGCTACTCGCGGATAGAGCAGAGAGCCTTCTCCTCTGCCTGAAGCAACGGTTTCCCGGTCTACCTCAGACCACCTTAGACATGAGCAAGATCCAATATAACAAG GATGTGGGAAAATCAATACTAGAGAGCTACTCAAGAGTCCTGGAAAGCTTGGCATTCAACATTGTGGCGCGTATTGATGACTTGCTCTACGTGGATGACTTGTCGAAGCACTCGGATCAGGTCGTGCCGTTCTCAAAGGTTGGCACGATCAGTAGTCCATACAGGACAGCCTTGTCGACTCCTAGCTTCACGCCTCTGCAGATGGTTAGCTCCGCAAGGGGGGATAGATCACCGTACATTGAGAGCAGCAAGCATCACCTTCACGGATTCGGTTTCAAGAGGATTCTGACTGATTATGTGAGTGTGGATGGCAAAGGGAAGATTCTGAGCAGGAATATTATGGGTTCGTTTTCGAGTACGACGGCGTCTCCATCCCTTGAATCTTGCAGCACTTCTAAAGGAATCATCAGCCCTCAATCAGATTAG